The Phaeobacter gallaeciensis DSM 26640 genomic sequence GGGCAGCGCCCGTCCCGCCCCCGTCAAACCGAAGGTTTGCCTTCGGCAAAACGGGGCGGGCGCTTCTCGCCCTCCCCGCCAGGACGGGCGCCGCCCTTCGTGGCGATCCCAACAGGAACTAAGCCCATGCACGTCGTCTTCCGCGAAAGCCACGGCCTTGACGAGACCGATACCCCGCAGGACCTCGGGCAGACGCCTGCGGATCTGGTGGTGCTGTCGTTTTCCGACAGCGATCTCGGGGCCTTTGCGGCGGGCTGGCATCGCGGCAAGGACCGGCTGCCCTCGCTGCGGCTCGCCAATCTGGTGGCGCTGAAACATCCGCTCTCGGTGGACGTCTACGCCGCGCAGACACTAGAGGGCGCCAAAGGCGTCCTCGTGCGTCTTATCGGCGGTGAAAGCTACTGGTCTTACGGGCTTGCCACCCTGCAGGATCTGGCCCGCCGCAAAGGCATCGCGCTGGCGGTGCTGCCTGCGGACGGGCGCGAGGATCCGCGACTGGATGAGCTGTCGACCCTGCCGGTTTCAACCCTGCGCCGGCTACAACATCTCTGCGATACCGGCGGGGCTGTGGCCGCACAGGCCGCGCTGGCCCAGCTGTCGCTGGCGGCAGGTCTCTATGCCGGTCCGGTGACGGGTCTGAAATCCGTGCCGCAATATGGCTACTACGATCCCCAGAACGGTGTGGTGGCGGACCTGCCCGCGCAGGGCAAACCGCTGGTTCTGGTCAGCTTTTACCGTTCCTATCTGACCGCCGCCGACACCGCCCCCGTGGATGCTCTGATCGCGGAACTGCGTGAACGGGGTTATGCCGCCTATGGCGTCTTTGCCGCCAGCCTCAAGGCACCGGAGGCTGGCGACTGGCTGCGCGGTGCCTTGCCGGATCTGGCCCCGGCTGCGATCATCAACGCCACGGCATTTTCCGCGCAGGGCAGCGATGGCAGCGCCTCGCCGCTGTCGGCCACCGGCTGTCCGGTGTTTCAGGTGGCCCTGTCAACCGCGCGGCGCAGGGACTGGGCCGAGGCCGATCGCGGCCTGTCCCCCGCCGATCTGGCGATGCATGTGGTGCTGCCCGAAGTAGACGGGCGGATCTTTGCCGGGCTGGTCAGCTTCAAGGCGCCGAGCAAGAAAGACCCCGATCTGCAGTATTCCCGCTTTGCCCATCGCGCCGATATGGACCGGATCAAGGCGGCGGTGGACCGGATCGAGGGCTGGCTACATCTCTCCCGCCTGCCCAATCATGACAAACGTCTGGCGCTGGTGCTCTCGACCTATCCGGGACGGGATCATAATCTGGCCCATGCGGTGGGCCTGGACGCGCTAGCCTCCTGCGATGAAATCCTGCGCGAACTCTGGGATCAGGGCTATGCCGTGGAACCGCTGGAAAACACCGGCCTGCGTCTGATGGAGGAGGTGCAAAGCGTCTCCCTCGCCGATTATCATGCGGCTTTGTCTGCCCTACCGCAGGTATTGCAGCAAACATTGACTGAGGCCTGGGGCCAGCCGGAAGAGGATCCCGACTGCCATGAGGGGGCGTTTCATTTCAAGGCCTTGCGTGCTGGCAACGCGCTGATTGCTTTGCAGCCGGAGCGCGGCGAGGTTAAAACCCGCGTCGACGACTACCATGATCTCGACCGCACCCCACGCCATGCCTATGTGGCGTTTTACATGTGGCTGCGGGCGCAGGCCGATGCCCTTGTGCACATCGGCGCCCATGGCACGCTGGAATGGCTGCCCGGGAAATCGGTCGCGCTCTCCGAGGCCTGCTGGCCCGAGGTGCTGACCGGCCCGCTGCCGGTTGCCTATCCGTTTATCGTCAATGACCCCGGCGAGGCGGCCCAGGCCAAACGCCGCATCGGGGCCGTGACCATCGGCCATCTGCCACCGCCACTGGCGCAGACCAATCTGCCGGACGGTATGGCACGGCTGGAAAGCCTGCTGGATGAATATTCCACCGCCGACGGTCTGGACCCCGCCCGCCGCGACCGGCTGATCGACGACATCCGCGCCGAGGCACAGGGCACAGGCGTGGAGGCTGATCTGGGGTTGGCGCCGGACAGCTGCGCCGCCGAAGCGATCACCCGCA encodes the following:
- the cobN gene encoding cobaltochelatase subunit CobN; the encoded protein is MHVVFRESHGLDETDTPQDLGQTPADLVVLSFSDSDLGAFAAGWHRGKDRLPSLRLANLVALKHPLSVDVYAAQTLEGAKGVLVRLIGGESYWSYGLATLQDLARRKGIALAVLPADGREDPRLDELSTLPVSTLRRLQHLCDTGGAVAAQAALAQLSLAAGLYAGPVTGLKSVPQYGYYDPQNGVVADLPAQGKPLVLVSFYRSYLTAADTAPVDALIAELRERGYAAYGVFAASLKAPEAGDWLRGALPDLAPAAIINATAFSAQGSDGSASPLSATGCPVFQVALSTARRRDWAEADRGLSPADLAMHVVLPEVDGRIFAGLVSFKAPSKKDPDLQYSRFAHRADMDRIKAAVDRIEGWLHLSRLPNHDKRLALVLSTYPGRDHNLAHAVGLDALASCDEILRELWDQGYAVEPLENTGLRLMEEVQSVSLADYHAALSALPQVLQQTLTEAWGQPEEDPDCHEGAFHFKALRAGNALIALQPERGEVKTRVDDYHDLDRTPRHAYVAFYMWLRAQADALVHIGAHGTLEWLPGKSVALSEACWPEVLTGPLPVAYPFIVNDPGEAAQAKRRIGAVTIGHLPPPLAQTNLPDGMARLESLLDEYSTADGLDPARRDRLIDDIRAEAQGTGVEADLGLAPDSCAAEAITRIDAFVCDIKESQYGEGLHIFGTGQCGADERAGLIAALNGQMVAPGPSGSPFRGRADVIPTGRNLFTTDPRAVPSRAAQAQGVKLAEELLRRHLQDHGDWPKGLVIDLWGSATMRTAGEEFAMALHLAGLAPKWDENSERVSGFEVLPLSMLNRPRIDVTLRVSGLFRDVFPGLAQMFEAAAGALAAREESAADNPYLTETPRVFGPKPGQYGLSMNPHLDDYTDEARQAAGEAWLNASSHAIDAMGDIRDARDALEARLQGADSFVHLQDLPETDLLVASDYAAHEAGFAAAMARLGQSAPALYHMDATRPDKPQARSLGEEIARVTRARAANRDWATSMMNHGFRGAAEIAATLDHMAAFAHLAQVVQPHLFDLYFEATLGRDDLVEFMSRENPEALQAMRDRFQALMEAGLWSTRRNSIVAELGVVV